The DNA window CAACCTGCAGGAGGATTCGGTCGGCGTCATCATCCTCGGCGAGTACACTGGCATTGAAGAGGGCGACGAAGTTCGCTCGACCGGTCGTATCGCAGAGGTCCCGGTTGGTCCGGCGCTGGTTGGCCGCGTGGTCAACGCGCTCGGCGAGCCGATTGACGGCAAGGGCCCAATCCAGACCGACAAGTTCAGACCGATGGAGCGCATCGCTCCCGGTGTGGTCGCCCGGCAGAACGTCGACACGGCGCTGCAGACCGGTATCAAGGCGATCGACGCCATGATCCCGATCGGTCGGGGTCAGCGTGAGCTGATCATCGGCGACCGCCAGACCGGCAAGACGGCGCTGGCAATCGACACCATCATCAATCAGAAGGACAGCGGCGTCATCTGCATCTACGTCGCTATCGGACAGCGCCAGGGCCAGGTCGCCCAGATTGTGGCGACTCTTGAGCGCTACGGCGCGATGGATCACACGATCGTTGTGGCCGCGTCGGCCTCCGAGCCGGCCCCACTGCAGTACCTGTCGCCCTACTCCGGCACCGCGATGGGCGAGGAGATCATGGAGTCGGGCGGCGACGCCCTGATCGTCTATGACGACCTCTCCAAGCACGCCTGGGCCTATCGCCAGGTATCGCTGCTGATGCGCCGCCCGCCGGGCCGCGAAGCCTACCCGGGCGACGTCTTCTACCTGCACTCGCGCCTCCTGGAGCGCTCGGCGCGCCTGAACGAGGAGCGCGGTGGTGGCTCGCTGACGTCGCTGCCGATCATCGAGACGCAGGCAAACGACGTGTCGGCCTACATCCCGACGAACGTCATCTCGATTACCGACGGCCAGATCTTCCTGGAGTCCGACCTGTTCTACGCTGGCGTTCGCCCGGCGCTGAACGTCGGCATCTCCGTCTCACGCGTCGGTGGCTCGGCGCAGATCCGCGCGATGCGCCAGGTGGCCGGTTCGCTCCGGCTGGAGCTCGCGCAGTTCCGTTCGCTGGCCGCGTTCGCGCAGATGGCCTCGGACCTCGACCCGGCGACGAAGCGCCAGATCGACCGCGGTATGCGGCTGACCGAGGCGCTGAAGCAGCCACAGTACCAGCCGATGCCGGTTGAGGAGCAGGTCGCGCTGATCTGGGCCACAACCAACGGCTTCGTTGACGACGTGCCGGTCGATCGCGTGCGCTCGTGGGAGCGCCAGTATCTGGAATACCTGCGCAACAGCGGTACGGGCATCCTGCCCTCCATCAAGGAGAAGCAGGCGCTGGATGACGATCTGACAGCGCAGCTGCGTTCTGCGGCCGAGGAGTTCGCCAAGACCGTCTCGGCCGACCAGCTTGAAGTGACGATCTAGCGATCGGGCAGGCCGGCCGCGGGTTGCTGGCCGCACACTGAAGGAGACACGATGGCGAGCCCACGAGAGATTCGGCGGCGTATTCGCTCAGTCCGAAACACAGCGCAGATCACCCGCGCGCTGGAGATGGTTTCGGCGGCGAAGATGCGTCGCGCCCAGGAGCGGGTGCGCGCGGCACGGCCGTACGCCGAGCGCCTGCGCACGATCATCGCCGGGCTTGCCGTGGCCGGTGAGTCGGTCGATGTGTCGCAATTCCCGCTGCTTGAGCAGCGCCCGATCAACCGTGTCGGCGTCATCATCGTGACTGCCGACCGCGGTCAGGCCGGCGCGTTCAACACGCACATCATCCGGCACGCGGTTCACTTCCTGCAGGAGTCCGGGCATCCGGCCGATCTCGTGACGGTCGGGCGCAAGGGCCGCGACTTCTTTGCCCGAACCGATCAGAACGTCGTTGCCGAGTTCACACAACTCGGCGACAACCCATCGCTCGATTCGCTGCGCCCGATCATTGGCGTCGCGACCGAAGCGTTCAACAAGGGTGAGCTGGACGCGGTCTATCTCATCTATTCGAAGTTCGTGAACACGTTGACCCAGCGGCCCGAGACGCTGCAATTGCTGCCAATCGAGCCACCCGAGGATATCCCGGCTGATCAGGCCACCGCAGATTTCATCTTTGAGCCGGATCCCCGGACGGTCCTTGAGGCCCTGCTCCCGCGTTACGTTGAGGTGCAGGTCTATCAGGCGATGCTGGAGTCGCTGGCCAGCGAGCACTCGGCACGCATGGTTGCCATGCGTGCGGCAACAGACAACGCACGCGATTTCATCGACGAGCTGACGCTGTCCCTCAACAAGGCCCGTCAGGCGGCGATTACGCGCGAGGTTTCCGAGATCGCGGCGGGTGCCGCGGCACTCGGGTCATAGTGGGACGTTCGAGCGGAGTGCGGATCGGCATCCCGGATTCAATGCAGGCAGGCAGGAGATAACGAGTGGCAACGACAGCCGTACGCGGAGCAACGGGTGAGGTCGTCCAGGTCCAGGGCGCCGTCGTCGACGTTGAGTTTCCGCCAGATCATCTTCCGGAGATCTACAACGCCATCGAGGTTGATATGCCCGGTGGCAACACGCTGACGCTTGAGGCACAGCAGCACCTCGGCAATGACTGGGTCCGCTGCGTGGCGATGTCATCGACCGACGGCCTGCGCCGTGGCTCGAAGGCGGTCGATATCGGCAGCTCGATCCGCGTGCCGGTCGGCCAATCGACGCTGGGTCGCATCTTCAACGTCGTTGGTGAGCCGGTGGACGGCAACCCGGATGTCGACCTTACACTGACCAACAGCATCCATCGCCCGGCCCCGGACTTCGTCGATCAATCGACCTCGGTTGAGCCGTTTGAGACCGGCATGAAGGTCGTCGACCTGATCGCCCCGTTTACCAAGGGTGGCAAGACCGGCGTCTTCGGCGGCGCTGGCGTCGGTAAGACCGTCGTCATCATGGAGCTGATCCGCAACATCGCCGCCGAGCACGGTGGCTATTCGGTCTTCTGCGGCGTCGGCGAGCGCACCCGCGAGGGCACGCAGCTCTATGGCGAGATGCAGGAGTCCGGGGTTATCGACAAGACGGCCATGGTCTTCGGCCAGATGAACGAGCCGCCAGGCGCGCGTCTGCGCGTGGCGCTCTCCGGTCTGACGATGGCGGAGTACTTCCGCGACGAGGGCCGCGACGTCCTGCTTTTCATCGACAACATCTTCCGCTTCGTGCAGGCCGGCTCCGAGGTGTCCTCGCTGCTCGGACGTATGCCGAGCGCCGTGGGTTATCAGCCGACACTGGCAACCGAGATGGGCCAGTTGCAGGAGCGGATTACCTCGACCCGCAAGGGCTCGATTACATCCGTGCAGGCGGTCTACGTTCCGGCCGACGACTACACCGACCCGGCCCCGGCAACGGCCTTCGCTCACCTCGACGCGACCGTCTCGCTTGAGCGCGCGATCGCCGAGCAGGGTCTGTTCCCGGCCGTCGACCCGCTGGCGTCGACCTCGCGAATTCTCGATCCGCTGATCGTCGGTGAAGAGCACTACCGCGTCGCCCGTGAGGTGCAGCGTGTGCTCCAGCGCTACCGCGACCTGCAGGACATCATCGCCATCCTCGGTATCGAGGAACTGAGCGACGAGGACAAGCAGACCGTCGCCCGCGCCCGCCGCATCCAGCGCTTCCTGTCGCAGCCGATGTTCGTGGCTGAGGCGTTCACCGGCCAGTCCGGCAAGTACGTCACCCGCGAAGACACCGTGCGCGGCTTCACCGAGATCCTCGAAGGCCGCCACGACTCCCTGCCGGAGCAGGCGTTCTACATGGTTGGCCCGATTGAGGAAGCGGTCGAGAAGGCCGAGCGCATGGCGGCAGAGGGCTAGATCAAGAGCCAATGAATGAGGGACGGGGCCGGGTGCGAACCGCATCCATCACCTCCGTCCCTCGTCCCTGACGGGGAGGTTGCATGGCAAGGCCGGAAAAGCTGAGCGTTGAGATCGTTACCGGCGAACGCGTCGTCTACGAGGCCGAGGGCGTCGACATGGTCGTCGCACCGGGCGCAGAAGGACAGCTCGGTATTCTGCCGAAGCATGCTCCGCTCTTCTCGCTACTCTCCGCAGGCGAGATGCGCGTCAAGCAGGGCGCGAGCGAGGAATCACTCGTTGTCTTTGGCGGGTTCCTTGAGGTGCTCAATAATCGCGTCATTGTCCTGGCCGACTCGGCAGAGCGTGTAGTTGAGATCGA is part of the Thermomicrobiales bacterium genome and encodes:
- the atpA gene encoding F0F1 ATP synthase subunit alpha, whose protein sequence is MAVRATEIRDIIKDQIQSFEAGMTVTNVGNVVEVGDGIASVHGLSDVMANELVEFTKQGVIGMAFNLQEDSVGVIILGEYTGIEEGDEVRSTGRIAEVPVGPALVGRVVNALGEPIDGKGPIQTDKFRPMERIAPGVVARQNVDTALQTGIKAIDAMIPIGRGQRELIIGDRQTGKTALAIDTIINQKDSGVICIYVAIGQRQGQVAQIVATLERYGAMDHTIVVAASASEPAPLQYLSPYSGTAMGEEIMESGGDALIVYDDLSKHAWAYRQVSLLMRRPPGREAYPGDVFYLHSRLLERSARLNEERGGGSLTSLPIIETQANDVSAYIPTNVISITDGQIFLESDLFYAGVRPALNVGISVSRVGGSAQIRAMRQVAGSLRLELAQFRSLAAFAQMASDLDPATKRQIDRGMRLTEALKQPQYQPMPVEEQVALIWATTNGFVDDVPVDRVRSWERQYLEYLRNSGTGILPSIKEKQALDDDLTAQLRSAAEEFAKTVSADQLEVTI
- the atpG gene encoding ATP synthase F1 subunit gamma; its protein translation is MASPREIRRRIRSVRNTAQITRALEMVSAAKMRRAQERVRAARPYAERLRTIIAGLAVAGESVDVSQFPLLEQRPINRVGVIIVTADRGQAGAFNTHIIRHAVHFLQESGHPADLVTVGRKGRDFFARTDQNVVAEFTQLGDNPSLDSLRPIIGVATEAFNKGELDAVYLIYSKFVNTLTQRPETLQLLPIEPPEDIPADQATADFIFEPDPRTVLEALLPRYVEVQVYQAMLESLASEHSARMVAMRAATDNARDFIDELTLSLNKARQAAITREVSEIAAGAAALGS
- the atpD gene encoding F0F1 ATP synthase subunit beta, whose amino-acid sequence is MATTAVRGATGEVVQVQGAVVDVEFPPDHLPEIYNAIEVDMPGGNTLTLEAQQHLGNDWVRCVAMSSTDGLRRGSKAVDIGSSIRVPVGQSTLGRIFNVVGEPVDGNPDVDLTLTNSIHRPAPDFVDQSTSVEPFETGMKVVDLIAPFTKGGKTGVFGGAGVGKTVVIMELIRNIAAEHGGYSVFCGVGERTREGTQLYGEMQESGVIDKTAMVFGQMNEPPGARLRVALSGLTMAEYFRDEGRDVLLFIDNIFRFVQAGSEVSSLLGRMPSAVGYQPTLATEMGQLQERITSTRKGSITSVQAVYVPADDYTDPAPATAFAHLDATVSLERAIAEQGLFPAVDPLASTSRILDPLIVGEEHYRVAREVQRVLQRYRDLQDIIAILGIEELSDEDKQTVARARRIQRFLSQPMFVAEAFTGQSGKYVTREDTVRGFTEILEGRHDSLPEQAFYMVGPIEEAVEKAERMAAEG
- a CDS encoding F0F1 ATP synthase subunit epsilon; its protein translation is MARPEKLSVEIVTGERVVYEAEGVDMVVAPGAEGQLGILPKHAPLFSLLSAGEMRVKQGASEESLVVFGGFLEVLNNRVIVLADSAERVVEIDMQRAETARQRAEARLAQRGEALDLSRAEQSLQRAAVRLRVAQRRQHGRARPGATNVSDNP